The proteins below come from a single Triticum aestivum cultivar Chinese Spring chromosome 5D, IWGSC CS RefSeq v2.1, whole genome shotgun sequence genomic window:
- the LOC123119566 gene encoding B3 domain-containing protein_Os12g40080, whose protein sequence is MSCFHLHLLNKLFKWDSFFNRRYDGTARTRPTISAGMVCICIYMYALFLWAWASLAFWLLLCRSIGSWQRILITFVMAPDQDHEQDNRSGHSISSKSFQRCEGCDAHYYWCHMDDTQKYFFKCMVGNFQEKMAIPQKFVQNFKGQISEVIKLEAPDGNIYNVQAIKDLNKIVLGSGWGVFVRFYELKAGYFLVFRYIGDSHFKVLIFDFASCCEKEVFHVLMNCGPNAQEKDTRLDRSLLGEKRCQNGGSSNSESHRRCEHCDVHFYWHHMDDRQKHFLRFMVGDFLHEMNIPEKFVNNFRGRISKVMKLEAPDGNVYNIQVTNDLNKITLRSGWAAFASAYELKEHDLLVFSYTGNSHFRVLIFDPSGCEKELFRIVMNHTPNVQKGGISHDQLFLKETRRRDGGSRDNNPRKTKKMTLLDSPSPKSAEGVTSPEDTMNSSGPPETTEPRYVLATGCNLTTAQKAQIDTLVKKIRPVIPFYITAMNKTSLSGSLVICKDYAAKYLPHEDQFITLCHPRKSNIWLDNLKVTTDGSGMLSAGWSCFVLHNELRESDVCVFEVSKSAGEMTMVVHSLEGGHHLQGKEPESQNKCDYPVKGKAIKEAESDHKHAESKSNYYYSKYAKGLNGEELEEIFRSALIQQGNVVYVTILGKNQVRIKNNLLTFPEKFAAKHLVERSHDILLLRPNRSETWCARYYYHPEKQGFSYSSWTKFVRDNKLREGHVCVFELIKGVSKAMMIVHVFTKVDGRFVLLD, encoded by the exons ATGTCATGCTTTCATCTACATCTACTGAACAAACTTTTCAAGTGGGACTCATTTTTCAACCGAAGATATGATGGCACTGCAAGAACAAGGCCCACAATATCAGCTGGTATGGTGTGTATCTGCATATATATGTATGCCCTTTTCCTCTGGGCTTGGGCGTCGTTGGCATTCTGGCTGCTTCTCTGCCGAAGTATTGGCTCTTGGCAAAG AATTTTAATTACATTTGTCATGGCGCCGGATCAAGACCATGAGCAAGATAACAGGAGTGGTCACAGCATCAGCAGCAAATCCTTTCAAAGATGTGAGGGCTGCGATGCACATTATTATTGGTGTCATATGGATGATACCCAGAAGTATTTCTTCAAGTGCATGGTTGGCAATTTCCAAGAAAAAATG GCCATTCCACAGAAGTTTGTGCAGAATTTCAAAGGTCAGATCTCTGAAGTTATCAAGCTAGAAGCTCCTGATGGAAACATATACAATGTTCAGGCTATCAAGGATCTAAACAAGATAGTCCTCGGGTCTGGATGGGGGGTATTTGTCAGATTTTACGAACTAAAAGCGGGCTACTTCCTGGTCTTCAGGTACATCGGGGATTCTCACTTCAAAGTTCTGATATTTGATTTTGCAAGTTGCTGTGAGAAGGAAGTGTTCCACGTTCTCATGAACTGCGGTCCTAATGCCCAAGAAAAAGACACTCGTCTTGATCGATCGCTACTGGGTGAAAAACGATGCCAGAATGGTGGATCAAGCAACAGTGAGTCTCATCGAAGGTGCGAGCACTGCGATGTGCATTTCTACTGGCATCACATGGATGATAGGCAGAAGCATTTCTTGAGGTTCATGGTTGGCGATTTCCTTCACGAAATG AACATACCAgagaaatttgtgaacaatttcagAGGCAGGATCTCTAAAGTTATGAAGCTAGAAGCTCCTGATGGAAATGTATACAACATTCAGGTTACCAATGATCTGAACAAGATAACCCTTAGATCTGGATGGGCAGCATTTGCCAGTGCTTATGAACTAAAAGAGCATGACTTGCTGGTGTTCAGTTACACTGGAAACTCTCACTTTAGAGTCCTAATATTTGACCCAAGTGGTTGTGAGAAAGAATTATTCCGCATTGTTATGAACCACACTCCTAATGTACAAAAAGGGGGTATATCTCATGATCAGTTATTCCTGAAGGAAACAAGGCGTCGAGACGGCGGATCGCGTGATAACAACCCTAGGAAAACTAAAAAGATGACTCTGTTGGACTCTCCTTCACCGAAATCAG CTGAAGGTGTCACATCTCCGGAGGACACCATGAATTCAAGCGGCCCTCCAGAAACCACCGAGCCTCGGTATGTCCTAGCAACAGGGTGCAATCTGACTACAGCTCAGAAGGCACAAATCGACACACTTGTGAAGAAAATTAGGCCTGTAATTCCATTTTACATCACAGCCATGAACAAGACAAGTTTGTCTGGATCTCTG GTAATCTGCAAGGATTATGCTGCCAAATACCTTCCACATGAAGACCAATTCATCACACTCTGCCATCCTCGTAAGAGCAACATATGGTTAGACAATTTGAAGGTTACCACTGATGGTTCAGGCATGCTTTCTGCTGGCTGGTCATGCTTCGTTCTCCACAACGAGTTGCGGGAAAGTGATGTTTGTGTATTCGAAGTATCAAAAAGCGCTGGTGAAATGACAATGGTTGTTCATTCTCTTGAAGGAGGTCATCACCTACAAG GGAAAGAGCCCGAATCTCAAAACAAGTGCGATTATCCTGTTAAGGGCAAGGCGATCAAGGAAGCTGAGAGTGACCATAAACATGCTGAGTCCAAGTCCAACTACTACTACTCAAAGTATGCCAAGGGCCTGAATGGCGAGGAGCTAGAGGAGATATTCAGGTCAGCGTTGATCCAACAGGGCAATGTGGTATACGTCACCATCCTGGGGAAGAATCAAGTTAGAATCAAGAACAACTTGCTG ACCTTCCCCGAGAAGTTTGCAGCTAAGCATCTCGTGGAGAGGTCGCATGACATCCTGCTCCTGAGGCCCAACCGGAGTGAGACGTGGTGTGCGAGGTACTACTACCACCCGGAAAAACAGGGTTTCAGCTACAGTTCCTGGACCAAGTTCGTCCGAGACAACAAGCTGCGTGAGGGCCACGTCTGCGTCTTCGAGCTGATTAAGGGCGTGAGTAAGGCGATGATGATTGTCCACGTGTTCACCAAGGTCGATGGCAGGTTTGTTCTGCTGGACTAA